From Penaeus chinensis breed Huanghai No. 1 chromosome 18, ASM1920278v2, whole genome shotgun sequence, one genomic window encodes:
- the LOC125034547 gene encoding uncharacterized protein LOC125034547, with product MTRTQPQALLKVTVAALAVALCTAFPGQFHSSSQVSSSGYNTGAQSQFVNQDGVTIGQCSYLDEQGREVKIDYTEYPDGRLEAKARETFVTDPKAALRTCQNQVKVGQDQLEEQLRQDLFGGFGVAQPQGPAFGADGGFAFGSDDASFPGQGIIQGSSSWGGSFPNQGAGSFQGSSYFGSNFPSQGPGVFQVSSGDFGAQILVVSQDGVTTGLCSYVDQQGRSVKINYSEYPNGTVEADSNQDFVTDPVAALEPCKEAVRRQQESHRQLVLQLEKEQQELQQNLQRQQQNLQEQLHRQQQNLQNQLRRQQATFRRQQQSLQDQLRSQHQNIFGSGNFPFSFPNFPIFYGDADY from the exons ATGACGCGCACGCAACCCCAAGCACTGCTGAAGGTGACGGTGGCGGCCCTTGCTGTGGCCCTCTGCACCGCCTTCCCCGGGCAGTTCCACTCCTCGTCACAGGTCTCGTCCTCAGGGTACAACACCGGAGCCCAGAGTCAGTTCGTGAACCAAGACGGCGTCACAATCGGCCAATGTTCGTATCTCGATGAACAAGGACGGGAGGTTAAG atCGACTACACTGAATACCCTGATGGAAGACTGGAAGCCAAGGCGAGGGAAACCTTCGTGACAGACCCCAAGGCCGCCCTCCGCACTTGCCAGAATCAAGTCAAGGTCGGGCAAGATCAGCTTGAGGAACAACTGAGACAG GACCTGTTCGGCGGGTTCGGCGTCGCGCAGCCCCAGGGACCAGCGTTCGGGGCTGACGGCGGCTTCGCGTTTGGCTCCGACGACGCCAGCTTCCCGGGCCAAGGCATCATCCAGGGCTCCTCGTCGTGGGGCGGCTCCTTCCCCAACCAAGGGGCCGGGTCCTTCCAGGGCTCCTCGTACTTCGGCAGCAACTTCCCCTCGCAAGGGCCCGGGGTATTCCAGGTGTCCTCGGGAGACTTCGGGGCCCAGATCCTGGTGGTGAGCCAGGACGGCGTCACGACCGGCCTCTGCTCCTACGTGGACCAGCAGGGTCGCTCCGTCAAG ATCAACTACAGCGAGTACCCTAATGGCACAGTGGAGGCCGACTCGAACCAGGACTTCGTGACGGACCCTGTTGCAGCTCTCGAGCCTTGCAAGGAAGCTGTCCGACGCCAGCAAGAGAGTCACCGACAGCTGGTTTTGCAG cTTGAGAAGGAACAGCAGGAACTCCAGCAGAATCTGCAGAGACAACAGCAGAACCTCCAAGAACAACTGCACCGTCAGCAGCAGAACCTCCAGAACCAGCTGCGCCGTCAGCAAGCGACTTTCCGAAGACAGCAACAGAGCCTGCAGGACCAACTTCGCAGTCAGCATCAAAATATCTTCGGTTCCGGGAATTTCCCATTTTCGTTTCCcaatttccccattttctatgGTGACGCCGACTATTAA